One Polaribacter reichenbachii genomic window, TACAATATGTTGCCCAAATGTAATTGAAGAAACTAAAAGTAACAGCGATAGTATTTTTTTTGTCATTTTATCCAATTTTTGTCTATAAACACTTTTTCAAGAAGTGTACCAAAAATACAGTTTCTCTATTAAATTGGGTATATTGTAACGTTAAATTAAGTGATTATGTCTTTTAATGATAAAATTATCTGGATAACTGGTGCTTCCTCAGGAATAGGAAAAGCATTAGCTATTCAACTATCGAACCAAAATGCAAAACTGATTTTATCATCTAGAAAAAAAGAAGGTTTAGAATTGGTGAAAAATCAATGTAAAAATAAAGATGATGTAAAAATCATTACTCTAGATTTAGAAGATTATTCTAATTTACAACACAAAGCTGATGAAGCCATTGCTGTTTTTGGTAAAGTTGATATTTTAATTAATAATGGAGGTATTAGTCAGCGTTCTTTTGCATCAGAAACAAATATTGAGGTTGATAAACGCATAATGGATATTAATTATTTAGGAACTGTGGCTTTAACAAAAGCTATTTTACCACATTTTATCAAAAATAAAAACGGACACTTTGTAGTAACTACAAGTATTGTTGGTAAAATAGGGACTCCTTTGCGCTCTAGTTATGCTGCTAGTAAACACGCTTTACACGGTTTTTTTGATAGTTTACGTGCAGAACAACATCAAAATAAAATTGCAGTAACTTTAGTTTGTCCAGGTTTTGTAAATACCAATGTTTCTAAAAATGCTTTAACTGGAGATGGAACTCCGCAAGAAAAAATGGATGTTGCAACAGAAAACGGAATTCAGCCAGAACGTTTTGCAAAGCTAATGGCAAAAGCCATTAAAAATAGAAAAGAGGAAGTTTATATTGCTGGAGTAAAAGAGAAATTAGGTGTTTATGTAAAACGATTTTTTCCTAAAATATTCTCTGTTATGGTTCGTAAATTGAGTGTTACTTGATTATCAGAAAATATTAAAAATTAATTTTTTATTTTAAAGTTTTTCTGAACGAATTTTTAACTCATTATTCATTTGTTCAAAATGCTTTTTTGTTTTCTCTAAATTTTTTGAAAATAATTTAACTAGTATTCCTGTAAAATTTTCGCTTTGCTCAAAAGTTGTAGTTCCGTTTTTATTTTCAGTTAGTTTGAATTTATGTTCACCATCAAAAAGTCCTTTAAACCAAAGTTTACCAAGCCATTTTAATTCAGAATTCTTATTATAAATTAACACAACAGGTTTAAAAGTCATTCCTTGTAGTTTTATTTTAATTTGTTCACCAACTTTTACTTTTCCTGTAACTGATTTAATAAATGAGTTCCATTCAGAATAATTTTCAAAATCTGTAAGTATTTTCCAGATTTTCTCTTTACTTGCGTTTATTGTTATTGATGTTTTTATTTGTTTTGCCATAAGATTTTATTTACTTGGCAAAGTTCGTTTCAAATTAAGTTATTGCTCTTGACAAAAATCAAGATTTTTTTTTATTTCTGATTCTACTGAATGTTTCAGGAGACATACCTAACATAGATGCGATATATTGCAATGGAACTTGATTAAAAAGCTCTCTATTACTCTCAAAAAGTTTATCATAACGTTCTTCTGAATTAAGCGCTAAATGGCTAAAAACTCTATCTTCTAACTGAACGAAGCAACTAGTAATAAATTGTTTTTCCATTTCTGCCCAATTAGGAACTAACTTATTTAAAAGTCTGTAATTTTCTTTTTCTATAGTGTAAAGTTTACAATCTGTTAGAGCTTGAATATTCCATTTTGCACGCTGTTTAAAACTAAAACTGTACAAATCTGTTATAAAATAACCTTTTGTAGAAATCCATTGTGTTATTTCTTTATTGTTTGCATTTGCAAAAACTCTAATAAAACCACTTTGTACAAAACTCAATTTTTCACAATATTGACCAGACTTTGTAAAATAATCTCCTTTTTTTAGTTCAGTTTCTTTGAATAATGATGTTATAGTATCAATATACTGATTTGTGATTCCAAAATAAGAAGTAATATATTTTTGTAATTCTGTCAATTTCTTAGATTTTTATTTTTTAACAAATATTATGCTGATGTATAACTAGCTAAAATAATTCAAAGCCTCAAAATAAGTAACAATAGCTTCTTTCATTAACACAGTTTGTTCGCCAGGTTTTAAATTGGGGAGTTCTGTAAGTGTTTTATAATGTGGCCAGCCATCATCATCAAAATAATCGAATTCATAATAACCATAAGGTTCTAGTAATTTACAAATGGCAATGTGCATTAGGTTCATTTTTTCGTCTTTCTTAAACGCTCTATGACCTTG contains:
- a CDS encoding SDR family oxidoreductase, with protein sequence MSFNDKIIWITGASSGIGKALAIQLSNQNAKLILSSRKKEGLELVKNQCKNKDDVKIITLDLEDYSNLQHKADEAIAVFGKVDILINNGGISQRSFASETNIEVDKRIMDINYLGTVALTKAILPHFIKNKNGHFVVTTSIVGKIGTPLRSSYAASKHALHGFFDSLRAEQHQNKIAVTLVCPGFVNTNVSKNALTGDGTPQEKMDVATENGIQPERFAKLMAKAIKNRKEEVYIAGVKEKLGVYVKRFFPKIFSVMVRKLSVT
- a CDS encoding SRPBCC domain-containing protein produces the protein MAKQIKTSITINASKEKIWKILTDFENYSEWNSFIKSVTGKVKVGEQIKIKLQGMTFKPVVLIYNKNSELKWLGKLWFKGLFDGEHKFKLTENKNGTTTFEQSENFTGILVKLFSKNLEKTKKHFEQMNNELKIRSEKL
- a CDS encoding Crp/Fnr family transcriptional regulator, whose product is MTELQKYITSYFGITNQYIDTITSLFKETELKKGDYFTKSGQYCEKLSFVQSGFIRVFANANNKEITQWISTKGYFITDLYSFSFKQRAKWNIQALTDCKLYTIEKENYRLLNKLVPNWAEMEKQFITSCFVQLEDRVFSHLALNSEERYDKLFESNRELFNQVPLQYIASMLGMSPETFSRIRNKKKS